A section of the Prochlorococcus sp. MIT 1341 genome encodes:
- the trpB gene encoding tryptophan synthase subunit beta, whose translation MSSTLPPKPKEGDLSLTARPSKLGRFGRFGGQYVPETLMPALAELEKAATEAWKDHSFTEELTKLLRSYVGRPTPLYEAERLTAHYSRSEGGPRIWLKREDLNHTGAHKINNALGQALLALRMGKKRIIAETGAGQHGVATATVCARFGLDCVVYMGKEDMQRQALNVFRMRLLGAKVKAVTAGTATLKDATSEAIRDWVTNVETTHYILGSVAGPHPYPMLVRDFHAVIGQETKLQCQEAFERLPDVLLACVGGGSNAMGLFHPFVENTEVRMIGVEAAGDGVLTGRHAATLTEGRIGVLHGAMSFLLQDSEGQVQEAHSISAGLDYPGVGPEHSYLAEIGRAEYVAVTDQQALEALQLVSQLEGIIPALETAHAFAWLEKLCPKLEPGKEIVINCSGRGDKDVNTVANKLGVDL comes from the coding sequence ATGAGCAGCACACTTCCTCCTAAACCTAAAGAGGGTGATCTTTCACTCACAGCAAGGCCCTCGAAATTGGGACGATTTGGTCGATTTGGGGGACAGTATGTCCCAGAAACCTTGATGCCAGCACTTGCCGAGCTGGAGAAAGCTGCTACAGAAGCCTGGAAAGATCATTCTTTCACTGAAGAATTAACTAAATTGTTGCGTTCTTATGTAGGTCGTCCAACACCTCTATATGAGGCTGAAAGACTTACAGCACATTATTCAAGGTCTGAAGGTGGACCAAGGATTTGGCTCAAACGAGAAGACCTCAACCACACCGGGGCACACAAGATTAATAACGCACTGGGACAGGCTCTTTTAGCTTTACGAATGGGTAAGAAGAGAATTATTGCTGAAACTGGAGCTGGGCAGCATGGAGTGGCAACCGCAACGGTATGTGCACGTTTTGGTCTGGATTGTGTTGTTTATATGGGAAAGGAAGATATGCAAAGACAGGCTCTAAATGTTTTTCGAATGAGGTTGCTTGGGGCAAAGGTTAAAGCTGTTACAGCAGGTACTGCGACTCTGAAGGATGCAACTAGTGAAGCGATTAGAGATTGGGTTACCAATGTCGAGACAACTCATTACATTCTTGGTTCAGTTGCGGGACCGCATCCATATCCAATGTTGGTTCGTGATTTTCATGCAGTAATTGGACAAGAAACAAAGCTGCAGTGTCAGGAGGCATTTGAAAGACTTCCTGATGTACTTCTAGCTTGTGTAGGTGGAGGATCTAACGCCATGGGCTTGTTTCATCCATTTGTTGAGAACACTGAAGTCAGAATGATTGGTGTTGAAGCTGCTGGAGATGGAGTATTAACTGGAAGACATGCCGCAACTCTTACAGAGGGTCGTATTGGGGTTTTGCATGGGGCTATGAGCTTTTTATTACAGGATTCCGAAGGGCAAGTCCAAGAAGCACATTCGATAAGTGCTGGATTGGATTATCCAGGAGTTGGTCCTGAACATAGTTATCTTGCTGAAATTGGAAGAGCGGAGTATGTGGCGGTAACTGATCAGCAAGCACTTGAAGCTTTGCAATTGGTTAGTCAACTAGAAGGAATAATTCCGGCATTGGAGACAGCGCATGCTTTTGCTTGGTTGGAAAAGCTTTGTCCCAAATTGGAGCCAGGGAAAGAAATTGTTATTAATTGTTCAGGGCGAGGTGATAAGGATGTAAATACAGTTGCTAACAAATTAGGTGTTGATTTGTGA
- a CDS encoding citrate synthase, with product MSNGAHEIIFRPGLEGVPVTHSAICDIDGLNGHLSYRGYSIEDLAAHSTFLETAYLLIWGELPTEEQLHDFEAEVQRHRRVSFRVRDMMKCFPATGHPMDALQSSAASLGLFYSRRAIDRPKYVYDAVIRLIAKIPTMVAAFQLIRKGQDPIQPRDDLAYSANFLYMLTEREPDPIAARIFDRCLILHAEHSLNASTFSARVTASTLTDPYAVVASAVGTLAGPLHGGANEDVLAMLEEISSPDQAAAYLKKAVENKQKIMGFGHREYRVKDPRASILQGLAEEMFARFGRDDMYDVATALEREASSLLAVKGIYPNVDFYSGLVYRKLGIPRDLFTPVFAISRVAGWLAHWREQLGANRIFRPSQIYTGKVTRAWCPVEERTLEMDA from the coding sequence ATGAGTAATGGAGCGCATGAAATAATTTTCCGTCCAGGTTTGGAGGGGGTTCCAGTCACCCACTCTGCAATTTGCGACATAGATGGCTTGAACGGTCATTTGTCTTATCGGGGGTATTCCATAGAGGACCTTGCTGCACATAGCACTTTTTTAGAAACAGCTTATTTATTGATATGGGGTGAGTTGCCAACAGAAGAGCAACTTCATGATTTTGAAGCAGAAGTGCAGAGGCATAGGAGGGTTAGTTTTCGTGTTCGAGACATGATGAAGTGTTTCCCAGCTACTGGGCATCCCATGGATGCTCTGCAGTCAAGTGCTGCATCTTTAGGGCTTTTTTACTCTCGAAGGGCCATTGATAGACCTAAATATGTTTATGACGCTGTGATTCGATTAATTGCCAAGATCCCAACAATGGTGGCGGCTTTTCAACTGATTCGGAAGGGACAAGATCCGATTCAACCAAGGGATGATTTGGCTTATTCGGCCAATTTTTTATACATGCTTACAGAGCGGGAACCGGATCCCATCGCCGCTCGTATTTTTGATCGATGTCTAATACTTCATGCTGAGCACAGTCTTAACGCGAGCACTTTTAGTGCACGCGTTACAGCGAGTACTCTTACAGACCCTTATGCGGTCGTTGCTTCGGCTGTAGGCACACTTGCCGGGCCACTTCATGGAGGGGCGAATGAAGATGTCTTGGCAATGCTCGAGGAGATTTCTTCGCCGGATCAGGCTGCTGCTTATTTAAAGAAAGCCGTTGAAAATAAACAGAAAATCATGGGGTTTGGCCATAGGGAATACAGAGTGAAGGACCCAAGGGCTTCCATTTTGCAAGGACTTGCGGAGGAAATGTTTGCAAGGTTTGGCAGAGATGATATGTACGATGTTGCTACAGCTCTTGAGAGAGAAGCCTCTTCTCTTCTAGCTGTTAAAGGCATTTATCCAAATGTAGATTTTTATTCGGGTTTGGTTTATAGGAAGTTGGGAATTCCTAGAGATCTTTTTACTCCAGTTTTTGCAATATCTCGTGTCGCGGGTTGGCTTGCCCACTGGCGTGAACAGCTTGGCGCTAATAGGATTTTTCGGCCTTCACAGATTTATACAGGTAAGGTAACCCGAGCTTGGTGTCCTGTAGAAGAGCGCACCTTAGAAATGGATGCTTAA
- the ndhI gene encoding NAD(P)H-quinone oxidoreductase subunit I, with protein sequence MFGFLKKVSNYTREAVDAANYLAQGLAVTFDHLRRRPITVQYPYEKLIPSERYRGRIHYEFDKCIACEVCVRVCPINLPVVDWVMNKETKKKELRNYSIDFGVCIFCGNCVEYCPTNCLSMTEEYELSSFDRHSLNFDNVALGRLPTSVTTDPSVQPLRELAYLPSGIMDPHDVPSNQTRVGRLPSEVFQEMKKADPGPRDQDVSSQVPESKDKSD encoded by the coding sequence ATGTTTGGGTTCCTTAAGAAGGTTTCTAATTACACCCGTGAGGCGGTTGATGCAGCTAATTATTTAGCCCAAGGGCTAGCTGTGACATTTGATCACCTCCGCAGAAGGCCAATCACCGTTCAGTATCCTTATGAGAAGTTGATCCCTTCAGAGAGATATCGCGGAAGGATCCATTACGAGTTTGACAAATGCATTGCATGTGAGGTTTGCGTGAGAGTTTGTCCAATAAATCTTCCTGTTGTTGATTGGGTCATGAATAAAGAGACTAAGAAGAAAGAATTGCGAAATTATTCTATTGATTTTGGAGTATGTATTTTTTGTGGTAATTGTGTTGAATATTGCCCTACCAACTGTCTTTCTATGACTGAGGAATATGAACTCTCTTCTTTTGATCGACATAGTTTGAACTTTGATAATGTGGCGTTGGGTCGATTACCTACTAGTGTCACCACAGATCCATCCGTACAACCTCTTCGAGAGTTGGCTTATCTACCTTCAGGAATAATGGATCCACATGACGTGCCTTCCAATCAGACTCGTGTGGGAAGGTTACCTTCTGAGGTCTTCCAGGAAATGAAGAAGGCCGATCCTGGCCCTAGAGATCAAGATGTTTCCTCACAAGTACCAGAAAGCAAAGACAAATCTGATTGA
- a CDS encoding methylenetetrahydrofolate reductase, which translates to MIATLQRSLEVGAVTITAEIMPPRGADPSKSLAMAETLRGCVNAINVTDGSRAFMRMSSLALCKLLLDAGLEPILQMGCRDRNRIAIQGDLLGAHALGIRNVLCLTGDPVRVGDQPEAKAVNDYESVRLLQQIDCFNRQEDPVKGFLPDKGTNFFPGAAADPNCRSFSGLYKRLERKKAAGAKFLQTQMVMESTVLEEFCSRVAKPLDLPVLAGVFLLKSARNARFINKVVPGACIPEALVERLEKASDPLSEGVAIASEQVKNYVEIAQGVHLMAVKAENLIPKILAKAGFN; encoded by the coding sequence TTGATTGCAACGCTTCAGCGGTCTCTTGAGGTCGGAGCCGTAACAATTACTGCTGAGATAATGCCTCCACGAGGTGCTGACCCCTCAAAGTCTCTAGCAATGGCAGAGACTTTGAGGGGCTGCGTGAATGCAATTAATGTCACGGATGGAAGCCGCGCCTTCATGAGAATGAGCAGTCTTGCCTTGTGCAAGTTGTTGCTTGATGCTGGTTTAGAACCCATCTTGCAGATGGGTTGTAGAGATAGGAATCGTATTGCTATTCAGGGTGACTTGCTTGGGGCACATGCTTTGGGAATAAGGAATGTGCTCTGTCTTACTGGGGATCCCGTACGAGTTGGAGATCAACCTGAGGCTAAAGCTGTTAATGATTACGAATCGGTAAGACTTCTTCAGCAAATAGATTGCTTTAACAGACAGGAGGATCCCGTAAAGGGCTTTTTACCGGATAAAGGTACCAATTTTTTCCCTGGAGCTGCTGCTGATCCGAATTGTAGAAGTTTTTCAGGTTTATATAAACGTTTGGAACGGAAAAAAGCTGCTGGCGCCAAGTTTTTACAGACACAAATGGTTATGGAATCGACTGTGTTGGAAGAATTTTGTTCAAGGGTTGCGAAGCCTTTAGATTTGCCAGTTTTAGCAGGGGTGTTTTTACTTAAATCAGCTCGCAATGCGAGATTTATCAATAAAGTTGTTCCTGGAGCTTGTATTCCTGAAGCTCTTGTAGAGCGGCTTGAAAAAGCTTCTGATCCACTTTCAGAGGGAGTTGCTATAGCTTCTGAGCAAGTGAAAAATTATGTGGAGATTGCACAGGGAGTTCATCTAATGGCCGTTAAGGCTGAGAACCTCATTCCAAAGATTCTCGCGAAGGCAGGTTTTAATTAG
- the cysC gene encoding adenylyl-sulfate kinase, which produces MSTPSDQAIDHKAKNISWHTASIDRNAIATQRGHKSAILWFTGLSGSGKSTLANAVNAKLFEIGISSYVLDGDNVRHGLCKDLGFSDQDRAENIRRIGEVAKLFLDSGVVILTAFVSPFRSDRDRARALVADSDFLEIHCAAELKDCEARDPKGLYAKARTGQIKEFTGISSPYEEPISPEIKLNTGSKKLEECVEIVIKKLIQFNVIPDKP; this is translated from the coding sequence ATGAGCACACCCTCAGATCAAGCCATAGATCACAAAGCAAAAAACATCTCTTGGCATACAGCTTCTATCGACAGAAATGCCATAGCAACGCAAAGAGGTCATAAAAGTGCAATTCTCTGGTTCACAGGTCTCTCTGGATCAGGCAAAAGCACATTGGCAAATGCCGTTAATGCAAAACTGTTTGAAATTGGTATATCCAGCTATGTGCTCGATGGCGACAATGTGAGACATGGACTATGCAAAGATCTTGGATTTTCAGATCAAGATCGTGCAGAAAATATTCGGAGGATTGGAGAAGTTGCCAAACTATTTCTCGACTCAGGCGTTGTAATTCTAACTGCTTTTGTATCCCCTTTTCGAAGTGATAGGGATCGCGCAAGGGCTCTTGTTGCGGACTCTGACTTCTTAGAGATTCATTGTGCAGCAGAACTTAAAGACTGCGAAGCAAGGGACCCAAAAGGACTTTATGCAAAAGCCAGGACCGGGCAAATTAAAGAATTTACAGGAATATCTAGTCCTTATGAAGAGCCTATCTCTCCAGAAATTAAATTAAATACAGGCAGCAAGAAACTTGAAGAATGCGTAGAGATAGTAATCAAAAAACTAATTCAATTCAATGTAATTCCAGACAAACCATAA
- a CDS encoding HrcA family transcriptional regulator, which translates to METLSFRQKQVLRSTVRHYVDTIEPVSSKTLVERFGLKASAATIRTAMGALEQRGLLTQPHTSSGRIPSQRGYRHYVDCLLPPPAATINHLEHELTNLGLQWAALDDLLVHLAKRLTDFTGLMSLIAKPKKLKHGLQDIRLVKSGTRLLVMLVKTSDQATLLNLQLPHDTNLELEGLEAWTQDQLERSNDGFINWANLPSHLNLSGSFLKEAIQNHKQAPTNTEEIVITRGISQLASQPEFKESNSFRPFLELMDSQPSAVVPELTKRSNSVWIGAEHPESALKHFSVVQAAYKSSTNGIGHVALIGPMRMAYSTAIAAVTHVAKHLERLLN; encoded by the coding sequence GTGGAGACGCTGTCCTTTAGACAAAAACAAGTTCTACGTTCAACGGTTCGTCACTACGTAGACACAATCGAGCCAGTAAGTAGCAAAACACTTGTTGAACGGTTTGGATTAAAAGCAAGTGCTGCCACTATTCGCACTGCAATGGGAGCACTTGAACAACGAGGTTTACTAACTCAACCACATACCTCGTCTGGTCGAATACCTAGCCAGAGAGGTTATCGGCATTACGTCGACTGCCTTCTCCCGCCACCAGCAGCAACAATTAATCATTTAGAACATGAGCTAACCAATTTAGGCTTGCAATGGGCAGCACTAGATGACTTACTTGTACATCTTGCAAAGAGACTTACTGATTTCACAGGACTAATGAGTCTGATTGCAAAGCCTAAAAAACTAAAACATGGACTTCAAGACATTCGACTTGTCAAAAGCGGTACAAGACTTCTAGTAATGCTTGTAAAAACATCAGATCAAGCAACCCTCTTAAACCTTCAGCTACCCCATGACACCAATCTGGAACTAGAAGGGCTCGAGGCTTGGACGCAAGACCAATTAGAAAGATCAAATGATGGTTTTATTAACTGGGCCAACCTCCCTTCCCATCTCAATTTAAGTGGCTCTTTCCTTAAAGAAGCCATCCAAAATCATAAACAAGCGCCAACAAACACCGAAGAAATTGTCATCACACGAGGAATCTCACAACTTGCCTCCCAACCAGAATTCAAAGAAAGCAATAGTTTTAGACCTTTTTTAGAACTTATGGATAGTCAACCATCAGCAGTGGTTCCGGAATTAACTAAAAGGAGTAATAGTGTCTGGATTGGAGCAGAACACCCTGAAAGTGCTTTAAAACACTTCTCTGTTGTCCAAGCTGCTTATAAAAGTTCCACCAATGGTATTGGACACGTCGCTTTGATAGGTCCAATGCGCATGGCCTATTCAACAGCAATAGCTGCTGTTACCCATGTAGCAAAGCACCTGGAGAGACTTTTAAATTAA
- the nuoH gene encoding NADH-quinone oxidoreductase subunit NuoH, translating into MKLVNTFVTTLLGTAGSGIDLELSFTNVFQGLGFSSELAHVLWLPFPMLLVLIAAIVGVLVTVWLERKISAAAQQRIGPEYAGALGVLQPMADGLKLLVKEDVIPAKADGLLFTLGPVLVLVPVILSWLIVPFGQNLLISNIGIGIFLWIALSSIQPIGLLMSGYASNNKYSLLGGLRAAAQSISYEIPLALSVLAVVMMSNSLSTVDIVEQQNGFGLLSWNIWRQPVGFLIFWICALAECERLPFDLPEAEEELVAGYQTEYAGMKFALFYLGSYINLVLSALLVAVLYLGGWGFPFPVEWLTSWLGQSQDAPLIQIVIGSVGIVMTVLKAYLLVFLAILLRWTTPRVRIDQLLDLGWKFLLPISLVNLLVTAGLKLVFPIAFGG; encoded by the coding sequence ATGAAATTAGTGAACACTTTTGTCACAACACTCCTTGGCACTGCTGGATCAGGAATTGATCTTGAGTTGAGTTTTACGAATGTCTTTCAAGGTTTGGGGTTTTCCTCTGAGTTAGCCCATGTACTTTGGCTGCCTTTCCCAATGCTGCTGGTTTTGATAGCTGCAATAGTTGGGGTTTTGGTGACAGTTTGGCTGGAGAGGAAAATTTCAGCAGCAGCGCAGCAGAGGATTGGACCTGAATATGCTGGAGCACTTGGGGTTCTTCAACCAATGGCAGATGGGTTGAAGTTGTTAGTTAAGGAAGATGTTATCCCTGCCAAGGCGGATGGGCTGTTGTTCACCCTGGGTCCTGTCTTGGTTTTGGTTCCAGTGATTTTGTCTTGGCTAATTGTCCCTTTTGGGCAGAATCTATTGATAAGCAATATAGGTATTGGGATTTTTCTTTGGATTGCCTTAAGTAGCATTCAGCCCATTGGTTTATTGATGAGTGGTTATGCATCTAATAACAAATATTCCTTACTAGGTGGTTTGAGGGCAGCTGCGCAGTCAATCAGTTATGAGATCCCTCTTGCTTTATCTGTTCTTGCAGTTGTAATGATGAGTAATTCTTTGAGCACAGTTGACATTGTTGAGCAACAAAATGGTTTTGGTTTGCTCAGTTGGAATATTTGGAGACAACCAGTTGGTTTTTTGATTTTTTGGATCTGTGCACTTGCTGAGTGCGAAAGATTACCTTTTGATTTGCCTGAGGCAGAGGAAGAGCTTGTTGCTGGTTATCAGACTGAGTACGCAGGTATGAAATTCGCTCTTTTTTATTTAGGAAGCTATATCAACTTGGTTTTATCAGCTTTATTGGTTGCTGTTCTGTATCTAGGTGGATGGGGGTTTCCCTTTCCGGTGGAATGGCTTACGTCTTGGCTTGGGCAGTCTCAAGATGCTCCTCTTATTCAGATAGTCATTGGATCAGTAGGAATAGTTATGACTGTTCTTAAGGCATATTTGCTTGTATTTCTTGCAATATTACTTAGATGGACGACGCCAAGAGTACGTATTGATCAATTATTAGATTTGGGTTGGAAATTTCTTTTGCCTATCTCTTTAGTAAATTTGCTAGTTACTGCAGGCCTCAAACTGGTTTTCCCCATTGCTTTTGGGGGTTGA
- the nuoK gene encoding NADH-quinone oxidoreductase subunit NuoK produces MKDLFANGHVSIEAYLLLAAFLFCIGIWGLINSRNAVRVLMSIELMLNAVNINLMTFSSYIDGQLIRGQVFAVFVITVAAAEAAVGLAILLSLYRNRVTVDMERFNLLRW; encoded by the coding sequence ATGAAAGATCTTTTTGCTAATGGCCATGTCTCAATAGAAGCATACTTGTTGCTGGCTGCTTTTCTGTTTTGTATTGGAATATGGGGTTTGATTAATAGCCGTAATGCAGTTCGAGTACTTATGAGTATTGAGTTGATGTTGAATGCTGTAAATATAAATCTAATGACATTTTCTTCCTATATAGATGGACAATTGATTAGAGGACAGGTCTTTGCTGTTTTTGTAATTACTGTAGCCGCAGCTGAAGCTGCGGTTGGCTTAGCAATTCTTTTGTCCCTTTATAGAAATCGTGTAACTGTTGATATGGAGCGTTTCAATCTTTTGAGGTGGTAG
- a CDS encoding rhodanese-like domain-containing protein, with protein MAQLQPKRISPKDLSSWLNQEVTKPFLIDVREEEELNIAPFPAQAMHLPLSQVNNRLKNLQVEIPKDKSVVVICHKGIRSWNFGMWLLEQEFGYDVWNLDGGIDAWSTEISPETPRY; from the coding sequence ATGGCTCAACTCCAACCAAAAAGAATTTCTCCAAAGGATTTATCAAGTTGGCTGAACCAAGAAGTCACAAAGCCATTTTTGATAGATGTCCGAGAAGAAGAAGAACTGAATATTGCTCCTTTCCCTGCTCAAGCAATGCATCTTCCGCTAAGCCAAGTAAATAATAGGCTAAAAAACTTACAAGTAGAAATACCAAAAGATAAATCTGTTGTTGTTATTTGCCATAAAGGAATCAGAAGCTGGAATTTTGGGATGTGGCTATTAGAACAAGAGTTTGGTTATGACGTTTGGAATCTTGATGGAGGAATAGATGCATGGAGTACTGAGATTAGCCCAGAAACCCCAAGGTATTAA
- a CDS encoding CYTH domain-containing protein, with translation MSLEIERRFLVASDDWKSKANGSKSFRQCYLLASETGIIVRVRIISNHQSWLTIKAPAKGIANHEFEYLIPNKDAQTLWTVSQHRLVKTRYQLAIDGGDWIVDCFEGENFPLVLAEVELPTEDFPVDIPEWCGEEITGEISFSNASLARVPFSQWEVKQQKAFFRE, from the coding sequence ATGAGTTTGGAGATTGAAAGACGTTTTCTTGTTGCTTCTGATGATTGGAAGAGTAAAGCTAATGGTTCGAAATCATTCAGACAGTGTTATCTTTTAGCTTCCGAAACAGGAATAATTGTACGGGTAAGAATTATTTCTAATCATCAGAGCTGGTTGACCATAAAAGCCCCTGCCAAGGGTATTGCAAATCATGAATTTGAATATTTGATTCCCAACAAGGATGCACAAACACTTTGGACTGTATCTCAGCATCGCTTAGTGAAAACACGTTATCAATTAGCTATAGACGGGGGTGATTGGATTGTGGATTGTTTTGAGGGGGAAAATTTCCCTCTTGTATTAGCAGAAGTTGAGCTTCCTACGGAGGATTTTCCAGTGGATATTCCTGAATGGTGCGGGGAGGAAATTACAGGTGAAATTAGCTTCAGTAATGCATCACTCGCTCGAGTTCCATTTTCGCAGTGGGAGGTAAAGCAACAAAAAGCCTTCTTCAGGGAATAA
- a CDS encoding NAD(+) kinase: protein MRLDLVWVIYRGESPQAKKAAETCSKELESLGVQVMTSLSKSELALFESNSQVPDLAVVLGGDGTVLGAARHLAIHEVPILSFNVGGHLGFLTHDSRLLQKRNLWDELFEDAFVIERRMLLQATIHSKTNTLSNQEISTNTEVEITPNSHLALNDFYMRSYRDEISPTCTLELEIDGEVVDQYKGDGLILATSTGSTGYSLATGGPILHPDIEAIIVSPISPMSLSSRSVVVPPKSRLIIRPLGDASRRTKLWKDGVSIALLEPGQFCEVQRSRSYAHMLWLEDSPSYYRSLTHKLHWAGSFVKGVSQF from the coding sequence ATGCGTCTCGATTTGGTCTGGGTGATCTATCGGGGAGAAAGCCCTCAGGCAAAAAAAGCAGCGGAAACTTGTTCAAAGGAGCTTGAATCTTTGGGTGTTCAGGTAATGACATCATTAAGTAAATCAGAGCTTGCACTTTTCGAGTCGAATTCTCAAGTACCAGATTTAGCTGTTGTACTTGGTGGAGATGGAACTGTTTTAGGTGCAGCTCGACATCTTGCTATCCATGAAGTTCCAATTTTAAGTTTTAATGTTGGCGGACATTTGGGATTTCTTACGCATGATTCTCGTTTATTACAAAAGAGAAACCTTTGGGATGAACTTTTTGAAGATGCTTTTGTTATAGAAAGACGAATGCTGCTTCAGGCAACTATCCATTCCAAAACAAACACTTTATCTAATCAAGAAATATCTACTAATACAGAAGTTGAAATTACTCCTAACTCTCATCTTGCATTAAATGATTTCTATATGCGTTCTTATCGAGATGAGATTTCACCCACATGTACGTTGGAATTGGAGATTGATGGAGAGGTGGTTGACCAATACAAAGGCGACGGCTTAATTCTTGCAACTTCTACTGGTTCCACAGGATATTCTTTGGCTACGGGAGGTCCAATTTTGCACCCAGATATTGAGGCAATAATTGTTAGCCCCATATCTCCAATGAGTCTTTCAAGTAGGTCTGTTGTCGTGCCACCCAAGTCAAGATTGATTATTAGACCTTTGGGTGATGCTTCTAGAAGAACAAAGCTTTGGAAAGACGGAGTTAGTATAGCTTTGTTAGAGCCAGGCCAGTTTTGTGAAGTTCAACGATCAAGGAGTTATGCACATATGTTGTGGCTTGAAGATAGTCCTTCTTATTATCGAAGCCTGACACATAAACTTCATTGGGCAGGAAGTTTTGTCAAAGGTGTTAGTCAGTTTTAA
- a CDS encoding helix-turn-helix transcriptional regulator, translating into MTPGEFSDSSQMSLSAREMEIIELVASGLTNQEIAERLTISKRTVDNHVSNMFTKTGSKNRVGLLNWAMDHGKICREGFNCCSLQDEPSSDS; encoded by the coding sequence ATGACGCCAGGCGAATTCTCTGATTCAAGTCAAATGTCCCTTTCTGCAAGGGAAATGGAAATTATTGAATTAGTAGCAAGTGGTCTTACAAACCAGGAAATTGCTGAGCGACTCACCATCAGCAAACGAACCGTGGACAACCATGTAAGCAACATGTTTACAAAAACTGGTTCCAAAAATCGAGTTGGTCTTCTCAACTGGGCAATGGACCATGGCAAAATTTGCCGAGAAGGGTTTAATTGCTGTTCATTACAAGACGAACCCTCTTCCGACTCTTAG
- a CDS encoding translation initiation factor → MPKGNWVEFNDPTPTHQQEPNASTKTKAKKEIRIKRVRNNKGGKTITVISGLDLTHKEYLKLLKQFKTRLGTGGTVKGNSIEIQGDQIKAVMDLLRMEGYRPKQSGS, encoded by the coding sequence ATGCCAAAAGGAAACTGGGTTGAATTCAACGACCCAACGCCAACCCATCAACAAGAACCTAATGCATCCACAAAAACCAAAGCCAAGAAGGAAATCAGGATAAAGCGAGTCCGTAATAACAAAGGAGGTAAAACAATTACGGTAATAAGCGGTTTAGATTTAACTCATAAGGAGTACTTGAAATTACTAAAGCAATTTAAAACTCGACTGGGTACAGGAGGGACAGTAAAAGGAAATTCCATAGAAATCCAAGGAGACCAAATAAAGGCAGTTATGGATTTACTCAGAATGGAAGGATATCGCCCAAAACAATCTGGTTCTTAA
- a CDS encoding NADH-quinone oxidoreductase subunit J, translating into MTIPITAESICFLVLAIVVVIGGIGVVLLSNIVYSAFLLGGVFMAIAGLYLLLNASFVAAAQVLVYVGAVNVLILFAIMLVNKREELKPIKGLQVRRLVSGGVCVGMLSLLIRVVFTTPWAVPGPNAIGEEATERIGEHLFTDYLLPFELASVLLLMAMIGAIVLARRDVLIEDIATGDPVDQGLLEKAKTPLLTDNST; encoded by the coding sequence ATGACAATTCCTATTACTGCTGAGTCGATTTGTTTTTTGGTTCTGGCCATAGTTGTAGTCATTGGTGGTATAGGGGTAGTTCTTCTTAGCAATATTGTTTATTCAGCATTTTTGTTGGGGGGTGTGTTTATGGCTATAGCAGGCCTTTATCTTCTACTTAATGCGAGCTTTGTAGCGGCTGCACAGGTCTTAGTTTATGTAGGCGCTGTAAATGTTCTTATTCTCTTTGCAATTATGTTAGTTAATAAACGCGAGGAATTAAAGCCTATTAAAGGATTGCAGGTTAGGAGGCTGGTATCAGGAGGTGTCTGTGTTGGAATGCTTTCTTTATTGATTCGTGTTGTTTTTACTACACCTTGGGCAGTTCCTGGTCCAAATGCCATTGGAGAAGAAGCTACTGAGAGAATAGGTGAGCATCTTTTTACTGATTATCTTTTGCCATTTGAACTTGCTTCTGTACTTTTGCTTATGGCAATGATTGGAGCAATTGTTTTAGCACGTAGAGATGTGCTAATTGAAGATATTGCTACTGGTGATCCGGTTGATCAAGGTCTTCTTGAGAAGGCAAAAACGCCACTTTTGACTGATAATTCAACCTAA